The following nucleotide sequence is from Streptomyces sp. NBC_00237.
CGGCTCCCTCGGCCACGTCTCCAACCTCTTCGTCGCCGAGCCCCCCGTCGCCCTCGCCGAGCGGATCATCGAGCTCTCCGGTCGTCCCGGCAAGGTGTACTTCTGCAACTCCGGCGCCGAGGCCAACGAGGCCGCCTTCAAGATCGGCCGCCTCACCGGCCGCACCCACATGGTCGCCACCACCGGTGGCTTCCACGGCCGCACCATGGGTGCCCTGGCCCTCACCGGCCAGGAGGGCAAGCGCACGCCCTTCCTCCCGCTCCCCGGCGACGTCACCCACGTACCGTACGGAGACGTGGAAGCCCTCCGCGAGGCCGTCACCGAGGACACCGCGCTCCTGATCATCGAGCCGATCCAGGGCGAGCTCGGCGTCGTCGTGCCCCCGCCCGGCTACCTCGTGGCGGCCCGCGAGATCACCCGCGCCACCGGCACCCTCCTCGTCCTCGACGAGATCCAGACCGGCACGGGACGCACCGGCCACTTCCTCGCCCACCAGGCCGAAGAGGGCATCGACCCGGACCTCGTCACCCTCGCCAAGGGCCTCGGCGGCGGCCTCCCGCTCGGCGCGACCGTCGCGTACGGACCGGCCGCCGACCTCCTGATGCCCGGCCACCACGGCTCCACCTTCGGCGGCAACCCCGTAGCGTGCGCCGCCGGACTCGCCGTCCTGGAGACCATCGCCGCCGACGGTCTCCTCGACGCGACCAAGCGCAAGGGCGAGAAGCTGCGTGACGGAATCCAGTCACTCGGACACCCGTTGGTCTCCCACGTCAGGGGTGCGGGCCTGCTCCTGGGTATCGTCTTGTCCGAGTCCCTCGCTCCCCAGGTGCAGCAGGCGGCTCAGGACGCCGGTTTCCTGGTGAACGCGCCCGCCCCCGATGTCGTACGGCTCATGCCCGCCCTGACCATGGGCGACGACGTGGTGGACGCGTTCCTCCAGGCCCTTCCCGGCGTTCTCGACACGGCACACGGGGACCAACGATCCGGAGAATGACGCAGATGACCGAGGCGCAGGCGCGGGACAACGAACACGGCGGCAACGGGGGCAACGGCGGTCCCGCCGTACCCCAGACCCGGACCGCGCGCCACCGCCGGATCGTGGACATCCTCAACCGGCAGCCGGTGCGCTCGCAGAGCCAGCTCGCCAGGCTCCTCAGCGACGACGGGCTGAGCGTCACCCAGGCGACGCTCAGCCGCGACCTCGACGAGCTCGGCGCGGTGAAGATCCGCAACACCGGCGGCGAGTTGATCTACGCGGTCCCCAGCGAGGGCGGCTTCCGCACCCCGCAGGCACCGCTCGGGGAGTCCGCGAAGGAGGAGCGGATGAGCCGCCTCGCCGCAGAACTCCTGATCTCCGCCGAAGCCTCGGCCAACCTCGTCGTGCTGCGCACCCCGCCCGGCGCCGCCCAGTTCCTGGCCTCGGCCATCGACCAGGCGGAGCTGCGCGCGATCCTCGGCACCATCGCGGGCGACGACACGCTGATGCTGATCAGCCGCGACCCGGCGGGCGGCCAGGCCCTGGCCGACCACCTGCTGCGCCTCGCGCAGAAGGAGCGGTAGAAGGAGCGGTAGAGGGAGCGTTCGTCAGCCGTCGGCCTGGCTGTCCGGTCTGAGGCATCGGGGCTGGTGCGGTCGCCGCACGTACGCGTCAGTAGCGGGTGACGGCCGTCTCCCCGCGCACCGTCCCGATGGCGATATGGGGCTTACGCGCCGGATCCGCCCAGCGCAGGATCCGCCGCATCGCCTCCTTCGGCACGGACACGCAACCGGCCGTCGCCCCGTCCCCGTTGACGTGCAGGAAGATGCCCGCGCCCCGCCCGCGTACGGGCTTGGCGTAGTTGAAGTCGATGAGCAGCGCGTGCGCGTACTGCACCCCGTACGCGTCCAGCTTCTCGGCCTCGCCCGCCCGGCAGTCCTTCGGGAGCCCCTCCACCCACCGGTTGTACGAGCGCGAGAGGTTGTCCTGACACCACCACGACCGCGCCCCGATCCGCCGGTACGCGACATCCGTCCCCCGGGGCGCGCTCTCGGTCCCGAACCCGTACGGCAGCCCGTACAGCCCCGTCGGCGTCGTGTTCGTGCTCTGCACACGCACCGCCCCCTCGACGAGCCCCTTCGCCCCGAACCGCGCCGGGGCACTCCCCACCTCGGTCCACTTCCGCCCCCGGAGCTCCCACCAGGTCACGGTCCCCGTGGTGGCCCGCACGTCGTCGGCGACGGCGGTGACGAGCTGCCGCCCGCCGCCGGTGTCGGCCATCCGCTCCGGAAGCGGAGCCGCCGGAGTGTCCGGGGCGAGCAGGAGGGACACCAGGACGGCACAACCGGCGGCGACGCGCGTGAGGATCATGCCCCGACGTTACGAAGCCTTCAGCGGCGGAAGCGGCAACGCCACGGCCCCTTGAGCCCCTCGGGGGCGTCGGCCGGTCGCCGTCTACACCCCGGCCCGCAACTGCTCGCTGTACTTCTTCACCTCGTCCGGCGACAGATACGCCTTCGTCTGCTCGAAGTCCTGGAGCGTCTTCGGCTTGTTGTCCTGGAAGCCGGTACGGACGAAGTCGTCGCCCGCCACCGCGTTGAGCCCCCAGTTGACCACCACCCGCGCCCGAGCCGTCAGCGTCGGCAGCGCCATCACGTGGTAGCCGCGCGCCACCACCTGGGCGGGCAGGCCGTGGAGTTCGATGCCGAGCGGCTTGGAGACGGCGTCCGCGCCGCCCAGGTCCACGACCAGGCCGAGGTCCTTGTGGATGTACGGCTTGAGCGGGGTGCCCGACATGCTCGCCACGATGTTGTCCGCGAGCACCTTCCCCTGCCGCTGCGCGTGCTGCGCGGTCGGCGGGCAGATCGCGTCGCCGCCCTTCGCGACGTCGGGCACCGCCGCCACGTCCCCGGCCGCGTAGAGGCCGTCGTAACCCGGCACCTTCAGGTGGTCGGAGGAGATGATCCGGCCCCGGACGGTCTCCGCGCCCAGCGTGGTGACCAGCGGCGACGCGGCGACGCCCGCCGTCCAGATCAGGGTGCGGGAGGGCAGGGTGCGGCCGTCCGTGAGCTTGATGGTGGTCTCGTCGACGGACGCCACCGACGTGCCCAGCGAGAACTCGATCCCCCGCTCCCGCAGCATCGCCATCGCCTTGATGCCGAGCCGCTCGCCCAGCTCCGGGAGGAGCCGGGGGGCCACGTCCACCAGGTGCCAGCGGACCAGCGAGGGGTCCAGACGGGGGTACCGCTTGAGGGCGTTGGTGGTGAGGCGTTGCAGGCAGGCGGCGGTCTCCACGCCCGCGTAGCCGCCGCCGACCACCACGAACTGGAGCCGCGCCCTGCGCTCCTCCTCGTCGACGGCGGCTGCCGCCAGGTCGAGCTGGGCGATCACGTGGTCGCGGATGTACGCGGCCTGCCCGAGGGTCTTCACGCCGAGCGCGTGGTCCGTGAGCCCCGGGATGTCGAAGGTGCGGGTGGTGGACCCGGCGGCGATGACCAGGTGGTCGTACGGCTTGACCGTCACCTCGCCCGTCGTGCGGCGGACGACGCACGCCTTGGCGGCGGCGTCGATGCCGATGCAGACCCCGGGCACGATCTTCGTACGGCGCAGCCGCCGACGGAGCGAGACCGCGACGGACTGGGGGGTCAGGACGCCCGCCGCCACGTGCGGCAGCAGGGGGAGGTAGAGCTGGTAGTCCTGTGGGGAGATCAGGATCAGTTCGGCGTCGCGCGGGGAGAGCTTGCGCTCCAGGCGGTGCAGGCACTCGATCCCGACGAAGCCTGCGCCGACCACCACAATCCTCGGTCGCGTCATCGTGTCCACTGCTCCTTCGCTCCGGCGGGAATCGCGGAAATCGTCTCCAGCATCGGCGCTCACTCGCCTGCCCGCTCGTTGGCGGGGGATTCGCGGGGCATCCGGGGGAGATCGCAGGGAGCCGCGGGTTCCCCCACACGGGTGACCCGGAGCTTTGACAAAACATACGGACCTCTGCATAGTTATGCCCATCCTCCGCGTGGGGAGGAGGCAGTACATCGACACCTCATGAGGAGTTCCAGCTGTGAGCAGCAACACCGGTGAAGGCCGGCTCTGGGGCGGCCGGTTCGCCGACGGTCCGGCCGAGGCCCTGGCCAAGCTGTCCGCGTCCGTCCACTTCGACTGGGTCCTCGCCCCGTACGACATCGCCGGATCCCGCGCCCACGCCCGTGTTCTGCACAAGGCCCGACTGCTCACCGCCGACGAGCTGACCCGTATGCTCGCGGGCCTCGACCTGCTCGAAGCGGACGTCGCGTCCGGCGCATTCGTCGGTACGGTCGCCGACGAGGACGTCCACTCCGCCCTGGAGCGGGGCCTCATCGAACGCCTCGGCGCCGACCTCGGCGGCAAGCTCCGCGCGGGCCGGTCCCGCAACGACCAGGTCGCCACTCTCTTCCGGATGTACCTCCGCGACCACGCCCGCGTCATCGGCGGCCTGCTCGCCGAACTCCAGGACGCCCTGGTCGGGTTGGCCGAGGCGCACCCGGACGTGGCGATGCCCGGCCGCACCCACCTCCAGCACGCGCAGCCCGTCCTCTTCGCGCACCACGTCCTGGCCCACGTCCAGCCGCTGGCCCGCGACGCGGAACGGCTGCGGCAGTGGGACTCCCGCACGGCGGTTTCCCCCTACGG
It contains:
- a CDS encoding acetylornithine transaminase; this translates as MSNADLTGRWQNALTDNYGTPKLALVRGEGSTLWDADGKEYADFVGGIAVNALGHAHPAIVEAVSRQIGSLGHVSNLFVAEPPVALAERIIELSGRPGKVYFCNSGAEANEAAFKIGRLTGRTHMVATTGGFHGRTMGALALTGQEGKRTPFLPLPGDVTHVPYGDVEALREAVTEDTALLIIEPIQGELGVVVPPPGYLVAAREITRATGTLLVLDEIQTGTGRTGHFLAHQAEEGIDPDLVTLAKGLGGGLPLGATVAYGPAADLLMPGHHGSTFGGNPVACAAGLAVLETIAADGLLDATKRKGEKLRDGIQSLGHPLVSHVRGAGLLLGIVLSESLAPQVQQAAQDAGFLVNAPAPDVVRLMPALTMGDDVVDAFLQALPGVLDTAHGDQRSGE
- a CDS encoding arginine repressor, whose amino-acid sequence is MTEAQARDNEHGGNGGNGGPAVPQTRTARHRRIVDILNRQPVRSQSQLARLLSDDGLSVTQATLSRDLDELGAVKIRNTGGELIYAVPSEGGFRTPQAPLGESAKEERMSRLAAELLISAEASANLVVLRTPPGAAQFLASAIDQAELRAILGTIAGDDTLMLISRDPAGGQALADHLLRLAQKER
- a CDS encoding L,D-transpeptidase; translation: MILTRVAAGCAVLVSLLLAPDTPAAPLPERMADTGGGRQLVTAVADDVRATTGTVTWWELRGRKWTEVGSAPARFGAKGLVEGAVRVQSTNTTPTGLYGLPYGFGTESAPRGTDVAYRRIGARSWWCQDNLSRSYNRWVEGLPKDCRAGEAEKLDAYGVQYAHALLIDFNYAKPVRGRGAGIFLHVNGDGATAGCVSVPKEAMRRILRWADPARKPHIAIGTVRGETAVTRY
- a CDS encoding NAD(P)/FAD-dependent oxidoreductase, encoding MTRPRIVVVGAGFVGIECLHRLERKLSPRDAELILISPQDYQLYLPLLPHVAAGVLTPQSVAVSLRRRLRRTKIVPGVCIGIDAAAKACVVRRTTGEVTVKPYDHLVIAAGSTTRTFDIPGLTDHALGVKTLGQAAYIRDHVIAQLDLAAAAVDEEERRARLQFVVVGGGYAGVETAACLQRLTTNALKRYPRLDPSLVRWHLVDVAPRLLPELGERLGIKAMAMLRERGIEFSLGTSVASVDETTIKLTDGRTLPSRTLIWTAGVAASPLVTTLGAETVRGRIISSDHLKVPGYDGLYAAGDVAAVPDVAKGGDAICPPTAQHAQRQGKVLADNIVASMSGTPLKPYIHKDLGLVVDLGGADAVSKPLGIELHGLPAQVVARGYHVMALPTLTARARVVVNWGLNAVAGDDFVRTGFQDNKPKTLQDFEQTKAYLSPDEVKKYSEQLRAGV